One genomic window of Comamonas serinivorans includes the following:
- a CDS encoding tetratricopeptide repeat protein, translating into MTTAVSTIFRSSIIAIPLILAGCISPPQGYGVAAQQDTAAQAQQQMDKAEQLNQVDSQQTYLNLIRQMQEANQWYASLAHADAFERQHGSTPTVRLLRADAQRNTGQRTQAEQSYQALLGDADTATVARARRGLGLLHAQQGRYPQAIAQLEQARQLNPIDADVLSDLAYAHLLQGDLAGSQLPVMQAAQLAPNSPRVQLNLALYLLASGRDAEAQQLLARLRQPQARNAPPLIDDRSVQTLHGQLAVVQQAMRQRMAGATTPVTETASAAPHGATPPAPQP; encoded by the coding sequence ATGACTACAGCAGTATCCACCATTTTCCGTTCATCCATCATCGCCATTCCGCTGATACTGGCAGGCTGCATCAGCCCCCCGCAAGGTTATGGCGTGGCCGCGCAGCAGGACACCGCCGCCCAGGCGCAGCAGCAGATGGACAAGGCCGAGCAGCTGAACCAGGTCGATTCGCAGCAGACCTACCTCAACCTGATCCGGCAGATGCAGGAGGCCAACCAGTGGTATGCCTCGCTGGCACATGCCGATGCCTTCGAGCGCCAGCACGGCAGCACGCCCACGGTGCGCCTGCTGCGGGCCGATGCCCAGCGCAACACCGGTCAGCGCACACAGGCCGAGCAGAGCTACCAGGCGTTGCTGGGCGATGCGGACACGGCCACCGTGGCCCGCGCACGGCGCGGCCTGGGCCTGCTGCACGCACAGCAGGGGCGCTACCCGCAAGCCATTGCCCAGCTCGAACAGGCCCGCCAGCTCAACCCCATCGACGCCGACGTGCTCAGCGACCTGGCCTATGCCCACCTGCTCCAGGGCGATCTGGCCGGCAGCCAGTTGCCGGTCATGCAGGCGGCCCAGCTGGCCCCAAACAGCCCCCGCGTGCAGCTCAACCTGGCGCTGTACCTGCTGGCCAGCGGCCGCGATGCCGAGGCCCAGCAGTTGCTGGCGCGCCTGCGCCAGCCGCAGGCGCGCAACGCCCCGCCCCTGATCGACGACCGCTCGGTGCAGACCCTGCACGGTCAACTCGCCGTGGTGCAGCAGGCCATGCGCCAGCGCATGGCCGGCGCCACCACCCCGGTGACCGAGACCGCCAGTGCCGCCCCGCACGGCGCCACCCCACCCGCCCCCCAGCCATGA
- a CDS encoding type II secretion system F family protein has translation MPLSLPASWNPQHLWTVSLVLAALGIALLAGVLAWRLLRASRAEARLNQVQQARAAATSLPFPMGSASLAGLTPSDNGPSAAAEQQAVADSLRPPAWLESPIAKALLADEDRKLLDQAGLELVRGGLTFVVTRTLLAVLLPILLIALLQPKGVMALCYGFFGLALGIMGPKWWLRAKAGKRRAQVVEELPLFVDLLRLLQGVGLSIDQSLQILASEFGSVLRIISSELGLANRLYSSGRTREQSLQRLATLGADDDMNAVVNLLVQVDRHGGAVQEPLREFSVRLREKRQAGFKEKIGTITVKMTGVMVLTLLPALLVITAGPGFTAVIRSLSSLGGR, from the coding sequence ATGCCCTTGTCCCTGCCCGCCTCCTGGAACCCGCAACACCTGTGGACCGTGAGCCTGGTGCTGGCCGCACTCGGCATCGCCTTGCTGGCCGGCGTGCTGGCGTGGCGGCTGCTGCGCGCGTCGCGCGCCGAGGCGCGCCTGAATCAGGTGCAGCAGGCGCGCGCCGCGGCGACCAGCCTGCCCTTCCCCATGGGTTCGGCCTCGTTGGCCGGCCTGACCCCGTCGGACAACGGCCCGAGCGCGGCAGCGGAGCAGCAGGCCGTGGCCGACAGCCTGCGCCCGCCCGCCTGGCTGGAGTCGCCGATCGCCAAGGCCCTGCTGGCCGACGAAGACCGCAAGCTGCTGGACCAGGCCGGCCTCGAGCTGGTGCGCGGCGGGCTGACCTTCGTCGTCACGCGAACGCTGCTGGCGGTGCTGCTGCCCATCCTGCTCATCGCGCTGCTTCAGCCCAAGGGCGTCATGGCCCTGTGCTATGGCTTCTTCGGCCTGGCGCTGGGGATCATGGGGCCGAAATGGTGGCTGCGCGCCAAGGCCGGCAAGCGCCGTGCGCAGGTGGTCGAAGAGCTGCCGTTGTTCGTCGACCTGCTGCGCCTGCTGCAGGGGGTGGGCCTCAGCATCGACCAGAGCCTGCAGATCCTGGCCAGCGAATTCGGCAGCGTGCTGCGCATCATCAGCAGCGAGCTGGGGCTGGCGAACCGCCTCTACAGCAGCGGCCGCACGCGCGAACAGTCGCTGCAGCGGCTGGCCACCCTGGGCGCCGACGACGACATGAACGCGGTCGTGAACCTGCTGGTTCAGGTCGATCGGCATGGCGGCGCCGTGCAGGAGCCACTGCGGGAGTTCAGCGTGCGCCTGCGCGAAAAGCGTCAGGCCGGCTTCAAGGAAAAGATCGGCACCATCACCGTGAAGATGACCGGCGTGATGGTGCTGACCCTGCTGCCCGCGCTGCTGGTGATCACCGCCGGCCCGGGCTTCACCGCCGTGATCCGTTCGCTGTCGTCCCTGGGAGGTCGCTGA
- a CDS encoding type II secretion system F family protein, whose translation MTAAMLVLGALACALLALALWLFARAQRQQAQQAIASNLQRSLDIQREMQAAAAPASLPVTGAAPPLMASAAPVLPAPSTLQQWLDDRLGYSAWGVSPGVIGLLIAGGLLLATLVALQGDLAIGALVALAYGLLCCFGIWLRLSKRRAKMLSQLPSFLDNMVRLISIGNSPHAAFKFASGNVPEPLGRALGDVSAALNVSPDLGQAMAQLERTWKLPEFGLLAAVFRMSTRYGGRADQVLERVSAYIRDRQSAERELHALSAEVRLSAWVLALLPILVGGLIMVLNQGYFMRMWNDPVGQKMILAAAALQALGSFFLYRLARLK comes from the coding sequence ATGACAGCCGCCATGTTGGTGCTGGGCGCCCTGGCCTGCGCGCTGCTGGCCCTGGCGCTGTGGCTGTTTGCCCGCGCGCAGCGCCAGCAGGCCCAGCAGGCCATCGCCAGCAACCTCCAACGCAGCCTGGACATCCAGCGCGAGATGCAGGCGGCCGCCGCCCCGGCCAGCCTGCCCGTGACGGGCGCCGCGCCGCCGCTGATGGCATCCGCTGCGCCGGTGCTGCCCGCGCCCAGCACGCTGCAGCAATGGTTGGACGACCGGCTGGGTTACAGCGCATGGGGGGTATCGCCCGGGGTAATCGGCCTGTTGATCGCAGGCGGCCTGTTACTGGCCACCCTGGTTGCATTGCAGGGCGACCTGGCCATTGGTGCCCTGGTGGCGCTGGCGTATGGCTTGCTGTGCTGCTTCGGCATCTGGCTGCGGCTGAGCAAACGGCGCGCCAAGATGCTCTCGCAACTGCCCAGCTTCCTGGACAACATGGTGCGCCTGATCTCCATCGGCAACTCGCCGCATGCAGCGTTCAAGTTCGCCAGTGGCAACGTGCCCGAGCCCCTGGGCCGTGCGCTAGGCGATGTGTCGGCCGCCCTGAACGTGTCGCCCGACCTGGGCCAGGCCATGGCCCAGCTCGAGCGCACCTGGAAGCTGCCCGAGTTCGGCCTGCTGGCCGCGGTGTTCCGCATGAGCACGCGCTATGGCGGGCGGGCCGACCAGGTGCTCGAACGCGTGTCCGCCTACATCCGCGATCGCCAGTCCGCCGAGCGCGAACTGCACGCGCTGTCGGCCGAGGTGCGGCTGTCGGCCTGGGTGCTGGCGCTGCTGCCCATCCTGGTGGGCGGGCTGATCATGGTGCTCAACCAGGGCTACTTCATGCGCATGTGGAACGACCCGGTGGGCCAGAAGATGATCCTGGCCGCCGCCGCGCTGCAGGCGCTGGGCTCGTTCTTCCTGTACCGGCTGGCCCGGCTGAAATGA